In the genome of Desulfuribacillus stibiiarsenatis, one region contains:
- a CDS encoding HU family DNA-binding protein → MNKTDLINKVTEVTGLSKKDAAKAVEATLSSISEALVNNDKVQLIGFGNFEVRERAARSGRNPQTGQTISIPASKVPAFKPGKKFKEAVSS, encoded by the coding sequence ATGAATAAAACAGATCTAATTAACAAGGTAACAGAAGTAACTGGGTTAAGTAAAAAAGATGCTGCAAAGGCAGTAGAAGCAACATTAAGTAGTATTTCCGAAGCATTAGTAAATAACGATAAGGTCCAACTTATTGGGTTCGGAAACTTCGAAGTCAGAGAACGTGCTGCTAGATCCGGACGCAATCCTCAAACTGGGCAAACAATTTCTATCCCAGCTTCAAAAGTACCTGCTTTTAAGCCAGGTAAAAAATTTAAGGAAGCTGTATCAAGCTAA